Proteins co-encoded in one Pseudomonadota bacterium genomic window:
- a CDS encoding 3-hydroxyacyl-CoA dehydrogenase/enoyl-CoA hydratase family protein — protein sequence MAHSFDKIAVIGAGTMGCQLAALFAGAGSRVELLSVTGSGQGTQKRLAGFRPPALFAKRDAERIRAGSLSEHAERLAGCGWIVESVIEELGAKIAVLGAVEAAADRSAIVSSNTSSISYASLAAGMGAGLRSRFLITHFFNPPRYLKLVEICCAAVSEGAAAEIEPFLSGRLGKGVVRVKDTPGFIANRIGVFSVMDAMHLAADRGWPVEAVDTVMGRPAARPRQGVFRMLDMVGLDTVAAVSRQLAIACCEDDLARPFDVPRFLSEMLSRGWRGAKSGSGFYSNAAGTAHAIDLRTVAYRPRLNFCPGSLAEIEGVPDPSERIARTAFACDQAGEIAWPSISRTLAYAASRAEEIADDIASVDRALRWGFGWELGPFEAWDALGARRVAERLDSEGVQVPALVDRLLSSGRGSFYSHSDGMRFVFDVKGGADARAHEERPLSVSRARRSGGVIESNASASLVDLGEGVYCCEFHTKMNALDEGSVGMISLSVERSEREAAALIVANEGEAFSAGADLKLIGSLAERGDFAKLERLVSLFQSACQRVRFSKRPVVAVPFGRVLGGGLEVCLAAAARVAHAETYAGLAELMVGLIPSGGGCKNMLIAMEAREESTREGRLMPAGAPRDGGPQPKSRAAFELIGTARVSSSARDAVGLGYLAGSDRIVMDRDCLIAQARDEAMRLSVNYEPPRFRDDISLPGRGGEIALMQIARNYRACGLATDYDLVVAGRLARVLTGGVLPMRHLATEDAIMELEREAFLSLAGEKRTQERIAHMLKTRKPLRN from the coding sequence TTGGCGCATTCATTCGACAAAATTGCAGTCATCGGCGCCGGCACCATGGGCTGCCAGCTCGCCGCGCTCTTCGCGGGCGCGGGCTCGCGGGTGGAGCTGCTCAGCGTCACCGGCTCAGGGCAGGGGACGCAGAAGAGGCTCGCCGGTTTCAGGCCGCCTGCCCTGTTCGCGAAACGCGACGCGGAGAGGATACGCGCGGGGAGCCTCTCCGAGCACGCGGAGAGGCTCGCGGGATGCGGGTGGATCGTCGAGTCGGTGATAGAGGAGCTGGGCGCGAAGATCGCGGTGCTCGGCGCCGTCGAGGCGGCGGCCGATCGTTCGGCGATCGTCAGCTCCAACACGTCGTCGATCTCATACGCCTCCCTGGCGGCCGGGATGGGTGCGGGGCTCAGGTCGCGCTTTTTGATCACGCACTTCTTCAATCCTCCTCGCTATCTCAAGCTCGTCGAGATCTGCTGTGCAGCGGTGTCCGAGGGCGCCGCCGCGGAGATCGAGCCCTTTCTCTCCGGGCGGCTGGGCAAGGGAGTCGTGCGCGTCAAGGACACGCCCGGGTTCATCGCCAACCGCATAGGCGTCTTCTCGGTGATGGACGCGATGCACCTCGCGGCCGATCGGGGCTGGCCCGTGGAGGCGGTCGACACCGTCATGGGGAGGCCGGCTGCCAGGCCGAGGCAGGGCGTATTCCGCATGCTGGACATGGTGGGACTGGACACGGTCGCCGCGGTTTCAAGGCAGCTCGCCATCGCGTGCTGCGAGGACGATCTCGCCCGGCCATTCGACGTGCCCCGCTTTCTCTCGGAGATGCTCTCCAGGGGATGGAGGGGCGCCAAGAGCGGCTCGGGATTCTACTCGAACGCGGCCGGAACGGCGCATGCGATAGACCTGCGCACCGTGGCATACCGGCCGCGGCTCAACTTCTGCCCGGGTTCGCTCGCCGAGATCGAGGGGGTGCCCGATCCCTCCGAGAGGATCGCCAGGACCGCGTTCGCATGCGATCAGGCCGGAGAGATCGCCTGGCCCTCGATCTCGCGCACGCTGGCATATGCCGCGAGCCGCGCCGAGGAGATCGCGGACGACATCGCGTCGGTGGACCGCGCGCTCAGGTGGGGCTTCGGGTGGGAGCTGGGGCCCTTCGAGGCCTGGGACGCGCTGGGTGCGCGCCGGGTGGCCGAGAGGCTCGACTCGGAGGGGGTGCAGGTCCCCGCGCTCGTGGATCGGCTCCTCTCGTCCGGCCGCGGGTCGTTCTACTCTCACAGCGACGGGATGCGATTCGTCTTCGACGTGAAGGGGGGCGCGGACGCGCGGGCGCACGAGGAGCGGCCGCTCTCCGTCTCGCGCGCGAGGCGCTCCGGCGGCGTGATCGAGAGCAACGCCTCCGCCTCGCTCGTCGATCTCGGCGAGGGCGTCTACTGCTGCGAGTTCCACACCAAGATGAACGCGCTGGACGAGGGCTCGGTCGGGATGATCTCGCTCTCCGTCGAGAGGTCGGAGCGCGAGGCGGCGGCCCTCATCGTGGCCAACGAGGGCGAGGCGTTCTCGGCGGGCGCGGACTTAAAGCTCATAGGGTCGCTCGCCGAACGGGGCGACTTCGCAAAGCTCGAGAGGCTCGTCAGCCTCTTCCAGTCGGCGTGCCAGCGCGTGCGGTTCTCAAAGCGCCCCGTGGTCGCAGTCCCCTTCGGCAGGGTGCTCGGCGGCGGGCTCGAGGTCTGCCTCGCGGCCGCGGCGCGCGTGGCCCACGCGGAGACGTACGCTGGACTAGCGGAGCTCATGGTGGGGCTGATCCCATCGGGCGGCGGTTGCAAGAACATGCTCATCGCGATGGAGGCGCGCGAGGAGTCCACGAGGGAGGGGCGGCTCATGCCTGCGGGCGCCCCGCGCGACGGGGGGCCGCAGCCCAAGTCGCGTGCGGCGTTCGAGCTCATCGGGACTGCCAGGGTCTCCTCGTCCGCCCGCGACGCGGTCGGGCTGGGCTATCTTGCCGGCTCCGACCGGATCGTGATGGACCGCGACTGCCTCATCGCGCAGGCGCGCGATGAGGCGATGAGGCTCTCCGTGAACTACGAGCCTCCGCGTTTCCGCGACGACATAAGCCTCCCCGGCCGCGGCGGCGAGATCGCCCTCATGCAGATAGCAAGGAACTACAGGGCCTGCGGCCTTGCCACCGACTACGACCTCGTCGTCGCCGGGCGCCTGGCGCGCGTTCTCACCGGCGGGGTGCTTCCGATGAGGCACCTGGCCACCGAGGACGCGATCATGGAGCTCGAGCGCGAGGCGTTTCTCTCGCTCGCGGGCGAGAAGAGGACGCAGGAGAGAATCGCGCACATGCTCAAGACCAGAAAGCCGCTGCGAAACTGA
- a CDS encoding thiolase family protein, with protein MQDALILSCVRSPVAKAQRGAFARTRIDDIAEQVVRAAIARVPGLDPALIEDVLIGCAMPEAEQGYNVARNISFLAGLPEGAAAVTVNRFCASSLEAVVQAARAVRCGDGELFVAGGVESMTAVPIGGFNPNLNGRLAREGMPDAYISMGLTAENVARAHGVSREDQDRFALMSHRKALAAQAHGAFSAEIAPVTALAADGGAATIDRDEGPRQDTSLAALAALAPAFREGGSVTAGNSSQVSDGAAIAVIASKSHARKIGARPMAKIRAAAVAGVAPEFMGMGPAKAVPRALARAGMRLADIDLVELNEAFASQAVACARELAIDERRLNVHGGAIALGHPLGASGARILATLVHAMIERGASTGLAAMCVGGGQGMAIVVERT; from the coding sequence ATGCAGGATGCCCTCATACTGTCGTGCGTGCGCAGCCCGGTCGCCAAAGCGCAGAGGGGCGCGTTCGCGCGCACCCGCATCGACGACATAGCGGAGCAGGTCGTTCGCGCGGCGATCGCCCGCGTGCCGGGGCTCGACCCCGCCCTCATAGAGGACGTGCTGATCGGCTGCGCCATGCCCGAGGCGGAGCAGGGGTACAACGTGGCGCGCAACATATCGTTCCTCGCCGGGCTCCCCGAGGGCGCGGCCGCGGTCACCGTCAACCGGTTCTGCGCCTCCTCCCTCGAGGCGGTGGTCCAGGCGGCGCGCGCGGTCCGCTGCGGGGACGGGGAGCTCTTCGTGGCCGGCGGCGTGGAGAGCATGACCGCAGTCCCGATAGGGGGCTTCAACCCGAACCTCAACGGGCGGCTCGCGCGGGAGGGGATGCCGGACGCGTACATATCCATGGGGCTCACCGCGGAGAACGTGGCGCGCGCGCACGGCGTCTCGCGCGAGGACCAGGATCGCTTCGCCCTCATGAGCCACCGCAAGGCCCTGGCAGCCCAGGCGCACGGCGCCTTCTCGGCCGAGATCGCGCCGGTCACGGCCCTGGCTGCCGACGGCGGCGCGGCGACGATCGATCGCGACGAGGGGCCCAGGCAGGACACCTCGCTCGCGGCCCTCGCGGCCCTGGCCCCGGCGTTCCGGGAGGGGGGGAGCGTGACCGCGGGCAACTCCTCTCAGGTGAGCGACGGAGCCGCAATCGCCGTGATCGCCTCAAAAAGCCATGCGAGGAAGATAGGCGCGAGGCCCATGGCGAAGATCCGCGCCGCGGCGGTGGCGGGCGTGGCTCCGGAGTTCATGGGCATGGGGCCTGCGAAGGCGGTCCCCAGGGCGCTCGCCCGCGCCGGGATGAGGCTTGCCGACATCGACCTCGTCGAGCTCAACGAGGCGTTCGCCTCGCAGGCGGTCGCCTGCGCGCGCGAGCTCGCGATCGACGAGAGGAGACTCAACGTCCACGGCGGGGCCATCGCGCTGGGGCATCCGCTGGGCGCCAGCGGCGCGCGCATCCTGGCCACGCTCGTGCACGCGATGATCGAGCGCGGCGCCTCCACGGGGCTGGCCGCCATGTGCGTGGGCGGAGGGCAGGGGATGGCCATTGTCGTTGAAAGGACGTGA
- a CDS encoding HEAT repeat domain-containing protein, whose protein sequence is MRISLDSMLSEEAGKASPKGFKDGRPFGPEPDPPGAVVRPLHSVLPRPDARPPARIGAALMALRRGRRGERIAAAREIGDLAIAHGMKIPEAVVPLSVTLSTDKDPAVRQEAAWSLWKLSDSRAHAPLIRALLVDGSTRVRERAARALGLLGANEALPAMLRLLRLEKHIPARLRAGIACAMGFFASESVLARIEEAALDPEPYVRYEAVRSLGRFLVGFPEEISDRVLSILRGYLRPSNEPSASIRQAAIKAMRFSSCPLANESVARALTSDPHPAVREAAAEALLLWKGAASEAALIDALSDDHWPVRKAAARALARSIKRHGVHDSARISEALRRLERMLPAHSHEWRLAADAFASL, encoded by the coding sequence ATGCGGATTTCGCTCGACAGCATGCTCTCGGAGGAGGCCGGCAAGGCCTCTCCGAAGGGGTTCAAGGACGGCCGGCCGTTCGGCCCGGAGCCTGACCCGCCGGGCGCCGTGGTGCGGCCGCTGCACAGCGTGCTGCCCAGGCCTGATGCGAGGCCCCCCGCGCGCATCGGCGCCGCCCTCATGGCGCTGCGCAGGGGCAGGCGCGGCGAGCGAATAGCGGCCGCGCGCGAGATCGGAGACCTAGCGATCGCGCACGGCATGAAGATCCCCGAGGCGGTGGTCCCGCTCTCGGTCACCCTCTCCACCGACAAGGACCCGGCGGTGCGGCAGGAGGCGGCCTGGTCGCTCTGGAAGCTCTCCGACAGCCGCGCCCACGCGCCGCTGATCAGGGCGCTGCTCGTCGACGGCTCGACGAGGGTGCGGGAGAGGGCGGCGCGCGCCCTGGGCCTTCTCGGCGCGAACGAGGCCCTGCCCGCGATGCTTCGGCTTCTGCGCCTCGAGAAGCACATACCTGCGCGCCTTCGGGCCGGTATCGCCTGCGCGATGGGCTTCTTCGCGAGCGAGTCGGTGCTGGCGCGCATAGAGGAGGCGGCGCTGGACCCGGAGCCGTACGTCCGCTACGAGGCGGTCCGCTCGCTCGGCCGGTTCCTGGTCGGATTCCCCGAGGAGATCTCGGATCGCGTCCTCTCGATCCTCCGCGGATATCTCAGGCCATCTAACGAACCGTCCGCGTCGATCAGGCAGGCAGCCATCAAGGCCATGCGCTTCTCGTCCTGTCCCCTCGCGAACGAATCGGTCGCGCGCGCCCTGACCTCCGATCCGCACCCCGCGGTGCGCGAGGCGGCGGCGGAGGCGCTCCTTCTGTGGAAAGGCGCAGCGTCCGAGGCCGCGCTCATCGACGCGCTGTCGGACGACCACTGGCCGGTCCGCAAGGCTGCCGCGCGCGCTCTCGCGCGCTCGATCAAGCGCCACGGCGTGCACGACAGCGCCCGGATCTCCGAGGCGCTCCGCCGGCTTGAGCGGATGCTGCCTGCGCACTCCCACGAGTGGAGGCTGGCCGCGGACGCATTCGCCTCCCTCTGA
- a CDS encoding ribonuclease HI family protein: MPRITIHSDGAARGNPGPAGAGAVLRDESGAVVAEVSEYIGETTNNQAEYQALIFALGEAKRLGATSVAVFADSELMVRQLNGDYRVKNEGLKPLYQEAFKALRAVGEYTIEHLPRERNKEADKLANRAIDQKFDL; this comes from the coding sequence GTGCCCAGGATCACCATCCATTCAGACGGGGCGGCGCGCGGGAACCCCGGCCCTGCGGGAGCAGGCGCGGTGCTTAGGGACGAGAGCGGCGCGGTCGTCGCCGAGGTCTCCGAGTACATAGGCGAGACGACCAACAACCAGGCCGAGTACCAGGCCCTGATCTTCGCGCTGGGCGAGGCGAAGAGGCTCGGCGCCACCAGCGTCGCGGTCTTTGCCGACTCGGAGCTCATGGTGAGGCAGCTGAACGGCGATTACAGGGTGAAGAACGAGGGCTTGAAGCCGCTGTATCAGGAGGCGTTCAAGGCCTTGCGGGCCGTGGGCGAATATACTATAGAGCACCTGCCGCGCGAGAGGAACAAGGAGGCGGACAAGCTCGCGAACAGGGCGATAGATCAGAAATTTGATCTTTGA